One window from the genome of Podospora pseudocomata strain CBS 415.72m chromosome 6, whole genome shotgun sequence encodes:
- a CDS encoding hypothetical protein (COG:O; MEROPS:MER0000485; EggNog:ENOG503NUKI), which yields MPRPTQTITLPILPLPPGAVLLPGVIQRISVSSLRPDVASLLAAVYTRAAAASTSSSKSGPSGRIDTIPIACLPLASPLINYKGQQLLLQKEDSPSTPPPKIDPSKATKNDLFPYGVDAKITGIEGRGTGEFTLLVEGICRVKLEKAWTNTERGFLEGRVIDLVDDATELEKGGVVLQELFNHLKMLSRELVAILRLTAMLPRSGQQGLSPLLARRLDLFITRQKQPGALADFMANIVEASYEEKLMVLAAVEVKVRVQRVIDLLDRQVNGLKRGIKITAISTTGSGMFPFLDKGKEEEERERFRRGGTIVPVKGGLPGVGGLPGMFSGGQQPKGMIGGGGQDGEDQEPNEIEELAKRLEATKLSPEAAKVAERELKRLKKIHPAQAEYAVTRTYLETLAEIPWTVTTDDRLGPHTLPRARKQLDEDHYGLEKVKKRLLEYLAVLRLKQSVNEEVDKEIKKVEEELGATSAHSDTKEAEEAAEKAADATTALEEKIKANSAKVEILRSKRMVDKSPILLLVGPPGVGKTSLARSVATALGRKFHRISLGGVRDEAEIRGHRRTYVAAMPGLIVQGLKKVGVANPVVLLDEIDKIGGSNHHGDPSAAMLEVLDPEQNHNFVDHYINIPIDLSKVMFIATANSLDTIPAPLLDRMETIYIPGYTTLEKRHIAMQHLVPKQIRVNGLREEQVVFTEEVVGRIIESYTREAGVRNLEREIGSVLRGKAVEYADAKDAGHPEKYNPVLTVDDLERFLGIEKFEEEIAEKTSRPGIVTGLVAYSSGGNGSILFIEVADMPGSGRLQLTGKLGDVLKESVEVALTWVKANAYELGLTQNPGEDIMKGRSIHVHCPSGSIPKDGPSSGIAQAVAMVSLFSGRAVPPTMAMTGEISLRGRVTAVGGIKEKLIGALRAGVKTVLLPAQNRKDVKDLPQEVKDGLEIVHVEHIWEAIRFVWPDAEWPVDRKGVAVQSRL from the exons atGCCCcgcccaacccaaaccataaccctccccatcctccccctccccccaggcGCGGTTCTTCTTCCGGGAGTAATCCAACGaatctccgtctcctccctccgccccgacgtcgcctccctcctcgcagcAGTCTACACCCGCGCCGCagccgcctccacctcctccagcaaatCCGGCCCCAGCGGAAGAATAGACACCATCCCCATCGCCTGCCTCCCCCTGGCCTCCCCCCTGATCAACTACAAGGGtcaacagctcctcctccagaaaGAAGACTCTCCATCTACACCACCCCCGAAAATCGACccctccaaagccaccaaGAACGACCTCTTCCCCTACGGCGTCGACGCCAAAATCACGGGTATCGAAGGTCGTGGAACGGGGGAGTTTACCCTCCTAGTCGAGGGCATCTGCCGCGTAAAGCTAGAAAAAGCCTGGACCAACACCGAAAGAGGCTTTCTCGAAGGCAGGGTCATCGACCTCGTCGATGATGCAACCGAGCTTGAAAAGGGCGGGGTGGTGCTCCAGGAATTGTTTAACCACCTCAAAATGCTGAGTCGGGAGTTGGTTGCGATTCTTAGGTTGACTGCCATGTTGCCGAGATCTGGTCAGCAGGGTTTGTCGCCTTTGTTGGCTAGGAGACTGGATCTCTTTATTACACGGCAGAAGCAGCCGGGGGCGTTGGCGGACTTTATGGCGAATATTGTGGAGGCTAGTTATGAGGAGAAGttgatggtgctggcggcggtggaggtgaaggtgagggtgCAGAGGGTGATTGATTTGTTGGATAGGCAGGTGAatgggttgaagagggggattAAAATTACGGCTATTAGCACGAcggggagtgggatgttTCCGTTTTTGGataaggggaaggaggaggaggagagggagaggtttaggaggggggggacgATTGTGCCGGTTAAGGGGGGGTTGcctggggtgggggggttgccgGGAATGTTTTCGGGGGGGCAGCAGCCAAAGGGGAtgattggaggaggggggcaggatggggaggatcaGGAACCGAATGAGATTGAGGAGTTGGCCAAGAGGCTGGAGGCTACGAAGCTTTCGCCTGAGGCGGCCAAGGTGGCGGAGAGGGAATTGAAGAGGCTGAAAAAGATCCATCCCGCGCAGGCTGAGTATGCTGTTACGCGGACATATCTGGAGACGCTGGCGGAGATTCCGTGGACGGTTACGACTGATGATCGGCTGGGACCGCATACGctgccgagggcgaggaagcagttggatgaggatcattatgggttggagaaggtcaagaagaGGCTGCTGGAGTACTTGGCGGTGCTGAGGTTGAAGCAGAGTGTgaatgaggaggttgacaaggagatcaagaaggtggaggaggagcttggggcCACTAGTGCCCACAGTGACACtaaggaggcggaggaagcggccgagaaggctgctgatGCAACTACTGCCCTGGAGGAAAAGATCAAGGCTAATAGTGCCAAGGTTGAGATTCTTCGCAGCAAGAGAATGGTTGATAAGTCCCCTATTCTTTTGCTTGTCGGCCCCCCAGGTGTAGGCAAGACCTCCCTTGCCCGCTCCGTCGCTACAGCCCTCGGCCGCAAGTTCCACCGCATCTCCCTCGGCGGCGTCCGCGATGAGGCGGAAATCCGCGGCCACAGAAGAACCTACGTCGCAGCCATGCCAGGTCTTATAGTGCAGGGCCTCAAGAAAGTCGGCGTGGCGAACCCAGTCGTCCTGCTCGACGAAATCGACAAGATTGGCGGctccaaccaccacggcGACCCCTCTGCTGCCATGCTGGAAGTTCTCGACCCGGAGCAGAACCACAACTTTGTCGATCACTACATCAACATCCCTATTGACTTGAGCAAGGTCATGTTCATTGCCACAGCCAACAGCCTGGATACCATCCCGGCGCCGCTGCTGGACAGGATGGAGACGATTTACATTCCGGGGTACACCACGTTGGAGAAGAGGCATATTGCCATGCAGCATTTGGTACCAAAGCAGATTAGGGTCAacgggttgagggaggagcaggttgTTTTtacggaggaggtggtggggaggatcATTGAGAGTTATACACGGGAGGCGGGGGTCAGAAATCTGGAAAGGGAGATTGGGTcggtgttgagggggaaggCGGTTGAGTACGCGGATGCGAAGGATGCGGGACACCCGGAGAAGTACAATCCTGTGCTGACGGTGGATGATCTTGAGCGATTCCTCGGCATTGagaagtttgaggaggagattgcggAGAAGACGAGCAGGCCGGGGATTGTCACGGGCTTAGTGGCGTATAGCTCGGGAGGGAATGGGAGCATCCTGTTTATCGAGGTGGCAGACATGCCGGGCAGTGGAAGGTTGCAGCTCACGGGTAAACTGGGGGATGTGCTGAAGGAGAGTGTGGAGGTGGCGCTTACGTGGGTGAAGGCGAATGCGTACGAGCTTGGGTTGACGCAGAACCCGGGGGAGGATATcatgaaggggaggagcaTTCATGTGCATTGTCCTAGTGGAAGTATTCCCAAGGATGGGCCGAGCAGTGGGATTGCGCAGGCGGTGGCGATGGTTAGTTTGTTTAGTGGGAGGGCGGTGCCGCCTACTATGGCCATGACG GGCGAAATCTCCCTCCGTGGCCGCGTCACTGCCGTCGGTGGCATCAAGGAGAAACTTATTGGTGCGTTGAGGGCGGGAGTCAAGACTGTGTTGCTACCTGCGCAGAACAGGAAGGATGTGAAGGACTTGCCGCAGGAGGTGAAGGATGGGTTGGAGATTGTGCATGTGGAGCATATCTGGGAGGCGATACGGTTTGTCTGGCCTGATGCGGAGTGGCCGGTGGATAGGAAGGGTGTTGCTGTTCAGAGTCGGTTGTAA